Genomic DNA from Gemmatimonadota bacterium:
TGATTCCGGCGCGCCCGTAGGGATGCCCGCGAGAGCGAATCCGGCTTGTGGAGGATCCAGATCATGTGGCTTTCCGTTGCGCTGGCCATGGCGGCCGCTGCGCCCGTCCAGACACAGCAGGCACCGTCCCACACCGACCGCATGTACGGCGTCGTCACCACGGACGACGGCGACACCTACGAGGGCTTCATCCGTTGGACCGACAACGAGGGTAGCTGGTCCGATTTCCTGAACGGAAACAAGCGCCTGGACCCCGAGCACCGGGACCAGGCGCGCGAGATGTCCGGCCGGCGCTCCCGGGGATTCTCGATCCTGGGCATCCGCATTTCCTTCGACGACGACGGATCCGACCAGGCCTCTTCAGGACTTCGATTCGGGCACATTGCCTCCCTGGAGCGCCAGCGCGGCGGGCGCGCCGAGATCGTCCTGCTCTCCGGCGAGGTGGTGGAGTTCGATGGAGGCTCCTCGGACATCGGCGGCGGTATGGAGCTGACCGTCGAGGATCCCATGCGCGGGACCGTCGAGGTGGACTGGCGCGACCTGGACCGGGTCGAGTTCTCCGACGCTCCGGCCGACGCGGCCCCGCTGGCGCAGCGGCTGTACGGCACGCTACGCACGCAGGAGGGGCATGCGTTCACCGGGTTCATCGCTTGGGACTCGGACGAGATCCTCACCACCGACGTGCTGGACGGCGACGAGAAGGGCCGCGACCGGGAGATCCCGTTCGCCAACATCGGCTCGATCCAGCGCTTCAGCAGCTCGGGCGCGAGGATCACGCTGGCCAACGGCGAAGAGATCGTGCTCAAAGACTCCAACGACGTGGACGACGACAACCGCGGCATAATCGTAGCCGACCCGCAGTTGGGTCAGGTAACCGTGGACTGGGACGAGTTCCTGGACGTCACCTTCGAGCCCGCGCCCGCGGACGCCGCGCCACGCTCTCGCTTCGACGGCGGCCGGCGACTCCGGGGCACCGTGGAGACGGAGGACGGCAGAGAGCTCAAGGGGACCATCCGCTGGGACAACGACGAGGAGTTCACCTGGGAAGCCCTGGACGGCGAAGCCGCGTACGTGGAAATGGACATCGAGCTCGGCAACGTCGCGTCCATCGAGCGGCTGGACGACGACTCCGCCCAGGTCACGCTCCACGACGGACGCACGTTCGAGATGAGCGGATCGAACGACGTAGACGAGCACAACAAGGGCATCTTCGTCACCGACGCGGCGGGGACCGTGACCATGCTCGACTGGGAGGAATTCCGCGTCGTCCGTTTCGACGGCTGAGTCGCGTTTGAACCCCACGGCGCGACGCGGCATCACAGAATGGACCTCCTGACTCTTCGTTAGGCTGGGCGGGGCCCGATAGTGCCCCGTTCGCATCCCCAGGGAGATTGTCATGAAAATCGCCATCGCAGTCCTGGCCACCCTCGCCATCGGCGCCGCGTCACGTGCGGAGATTCATTCCGGCGGCGCGCACGCGATGTCCTTCGGGCTCCAGGATGCCAGTGAGGTGCACACCCTCGCGGTGGGGCACGCCCGGTCGATGGTCGATGGCCCCGTGGCGGCGCTCGAGCGCGCCGTGTCCCTGGAACGGACGCGCGCGTTCGGCTACGGCGATGCGTATCGCGCGGACGAGTGCGACCACCGCGACGTACGCACGCTGCGGGTGGGCGCGAGCGGTGTGGACCTCCTCGCGATCGCGTCCGGAGCCGGCGACCTGCGCGTCGAGGGCCGTCCGGGACTCACCGAGGTGGAAGTGGAAGCCGAATTCTGCGCTTCCCACGAGGACCTCCTGGACGAGCTCGACGCGGAGCTGGTGGAAGGCAGCCGGCGACTGCGGCTCGATACGCACTACCCCGAGGATGGGGACGGCTCCTGGTGGGGAGACTACTACGCGCGCATCAACCTGGTTGTCGCGGTCCCCGCCGGGATGCCCCTGGGAATCGACGACGGCTCGGGCTTCATCGACGTGTCCGGCGTCGGCGCCCTCGTGATTCACGACGGCTCGGGCGCGATCGACGCCCATGACATCAGCGGCGACGTGCGCATCGACGACGGTTCGGGCGAGTTGGTGCTCACCAACGTCACCGGGCGCGTGGAGATCGATGACGGCTCCGGATCGCTCCGGCTCGAGGACATAGAGGGGGATCTGGAGGTCGACGACGGCTCGGGCAGCGTGCGCATCGAGCGCGTCATGGGCGACGTCGACATCGACGACGGCTCCGGCGAGCTGCGCGTTCACGACGTCGGCCAGTCCGTGACCATCAGCGACAGCTCGGGGAGCATCGTAGTACGAGACGTGCGCGGCGACTTCCGCGTGCGCCGGGACGGTTCGGGGTCGATCGACCACAGCAACGTGACGGGCGTCGTGGATCTGCCGCGGCGTCGCTAGGGAGGCGCGGATCCGCGTAGGGAGCGCGCTCGCAACCATTTCGCGGCTCCGGGAGTCTGAAGGATAGATACGGCTGGGCGGCGTCCATGGCCGCATGTTCAGGTCGCAGCCGAAGGGTTACTCGGCGGCGCCTGTTCCGGGGGTTCGGTCATCTTCCTGGGGTGATGGCCGGCCCCCGATTTTTTTTGCGTCGTGCCGGCGCTCAATTGCCGGGCTCGCTAGGCCGGGGGTCCTTCCGGTAGACTTGGACCATGTTGTCCAACGATTCCCTGCAAGGTCGCGTCATTCTCGTCAGCGGTGGGACCGCCGGGCTGGGCCTGTCCATGGCGCGGCGCTTTCTGGAGTTGGGCGGCGGGGTGTCCGTGTGCGGGCGGGACGAGGCACGTCTGAGGGAAGCGCTGAGCGAGTTGCGCGAGACGGCCGCGAACCGGGTCCACGGCTCGGTGTGCGACGTGCGCGACTTCCAAGCGGTCGATGCGTGGGTAGCCGGCGCCGCCGAGGCGCTGGGCCCGCCGGACGGCCTGGTCAACAACGCCGCGGGCAATTTCCTGGCGGCCACCGAGGACCTCTCCCCCAACGCCTTCGACGCGGTCGTGCGCATAGTCCTGCACGGCACTTTTCACGCTACCCTGGCCACCGGACGCAGGATGATCGAGGCCGGCGGCGGCGCCATCGTGAACATCCTGACCACGTACGCGCATACGGGGTCGGCCTTCGTGGTGCCGTCGGCGGCGGGCAAGGGCGGCGTGCTTTCCATGACTCGCTCGCTGGCGGTGGAGTGGGCCACCTACGGGATTCGCGTGAACGCCATCGCGCCGGGCCCCTTCCCCACGGAGGGCGCCTGGAGTCGCCTGATGCCGACACCCGACCTGGAGCGGGAGGCGCTCGCGCGGATACCGCTCGGGCGTTTCGGAGAGCACCCCGAGCTAGCCGAGCTGGCGGCGTTTCTGCTATCCAATGCCGGGGCCTACATCACGGGAGACTGCGTCACGATCGACGGCGGCAGGACGCTCGCCTCGGGCGGCGAGTTCAACTCGCTCGTCTCTCGCCCGCGCGAGGACCTCAAGGCGATCTTTCGGGCGCTGCGGCCGGACAAGTGATGTGGAGCAGCCGCGGCGTCGGCTCTTTGGCGCTGCTCGCGTCGGTGGCGTGTGGCGGCGCACCGCCCAGCGACCCGCTGCCCGATGTGGGGGAGGAGTCGGCCGCCGTCGGCCCACACTTTCGGGTGGCGTGCCATTTCGACTGCGGCGCCGGCGCCGCCGAGGCGTTGGGCGTGGCGGAACTCGCGTGGGCCCGCGCTGCGGAGCTGCTGTCCCTCCCCGACAGCGCGTACCGGAGGCCTCCCGTGCTGCGGCTCTATCGACGCGAGGCCTTTCGCGCCGTGTCGGCAAGATTGGGGGACGGGCGCCTGGAGGAAGCGGGCGCGATCTCGAGTCCGCAAAGGCGAGCCGCGTTCATAGAGCTGCTTCCCCCCGTTTCGCCGGCCGCGCTCGGCCGATCCGGACTCCCGGCGGAGACGCTCAGGCTGATCACTCACGAGGCCACGCACCTGACCATGTCGGCGGCTGCGGAGGGTCCTCCCAGAGCGCCGGATTGGCTCTCCGAGGGGGTCGCGCAGGCGGTCGAGCGATGGGTCGGCCGCGAGCTCGACCTCTACCCGGGGGACGAAGGCCCACGCCTGGCGATCCAGACGTGGCGCGCGTATTCGCTGCTGCGCAACGGGTTGCTGCCCCGCGCCAGTGAGCTACTCGTCGAGGGCCGCGACGAAGTCCGCACTCCCTTCGACTACGCGGTGCGGGCGCTCTTTTTCGCGTACCTCGCCGAGCGCGAGCCGGACCTCCTGGGGTCGCTCACGGCGTACGCCGCGGCGCGGCTCGGGGCGGACGACTTGCCGGACTCGTTGGCGGCGCTGGTGCGTGCCGGCAGCGACCGCTTCGGCGAGCTGGACGGGGGCTTCGCCGACTACGTGATGGACGCGGCGGCGACCGGGCGGCGGCTGGAGCTCAGAGGCTTCGCGGGAGGACGGCGTTTCCCCCACGCTGGCCTGCCGCGGGGCGCCGTCAGGGTCCTCGCCACCCGGCCCGCAGCGGCCGGCCGCTATGCCATCGTGGGGTCACTGAGCGCCGCGCGGGGCTCTGACCGGCAGGCGGCGGTGGGAGTGATCGTGGGGAACTCCGGGGGACGACGCGTACTCGTGGAATTCGCCCGCGACTCCGTCGCTGTGCGGCTGGAGGAAGCTCGCGCCGGCGTGGTGACGGCGTCGCGGAGCGTCGCCAGCGCGGCCGCTCCACGTACCGACGGCACGCTGCGGTTTCGCATCGAGGTGGCGGAAACCGAGGTCTCGGGTCTCTCCTCCATCACCGTCCGGTTCAGTTCGGTCGGCGTCGGCTCCGACGCGGGTGGGGCGTGGCTCGACGGCCCGCTGGTGGCGCGCGTAGCGGGCTTCGACCCACGCGGACACTGGGGCGTCTACGCCGCACCCGGCTGGGCCGGCGTATGGACGGACCTGCGGCTGGAAACCGAGGACTGACCGGCCCACCCTCCCGCACGACCTCCTACGGCAGGTCTTCGCTCAGGATCAGCAGGCCGGAGACGTTGGTGACCAGGGCTCCCTCGAACTCCCCGCTCGCCGCGACCCTCACCGACATCGTCTCGATGACGGCCGCGCCCACCACCGCGTCCTCAGCGCCCAGGACAGGCACTAGCGCCTCGTCCGCGGCGAGCTCGGCCGCCCGGGACGCGGACCCCAGCCGCGGCCCCGAGTCGTCCGGCGCGGCCTCTTCCGACTGGAACGCGCTCGCCAACACCGCCCGGGTCGCGGCCTCCAGATCGATCCGCATGGGCGTGCTGCCACCCTCCAGTCGCACCTGCATGTCCGCCAGGACCGCAAACAGGCTGTCCCCCGCCAGGCGGCTTCCCCGCCTGCCCGCCGCGCCTCGCTGGAAGGCGCTGAAGCGATAGAGCGTCCCGCCGGGGACGCCCGGAATTCCGCGCGGCTCTCTGGGCGAAACGAACAACTCGACGAAGCGCTCGCCGTCGACGCCCACCGTTCCGGCTCCCCACAGCAGGCCCGCGCGCTCCAGGTGCACCAGCACCGGCTCGCTCACCACCCCCTCCAGCGCTCCTTCGCCGAAGTGGTCGCGCAGGTAGCGAACGATGTTGGCCGCGGACTCCTCCTCGTCGCTCGGCGCACGCGTCGTGGCGGAGGTGTCCGCCGCCGCCGATTCGATGCCTGGAGCCAGCTCGGCGAGCCGGGCTCTCTGACTGCGCAGCGCGGACGCCGGCGCACCCCATGGGCCGACGGCCGACACCAGCAAGAGGAAAGACACCGTCAGGGGGATCTCGCGAAGCAGGGGCGGCTTGTGCTTCAGGGAACGGACTATGCCGACGATGGCCAGCGCGCCGAGGCCCGCGATCGCCATCATGCGCACGAAGCGAAACTCGGTCCAAGCATACTGCTCTACGCGAAGCCAAAGAGCCCAACCGCCCAGCGCGACCAGCGGGATCGCCACCCACGGGTAGACGCGCACGATGCGCGCCGCCAGCGGGGGCTCCTCCAGCCAGTGGAACGGCTCCAGGACGAGCGCGCCGATCAGCCACAGGGCGCCCGCGACGAGCACGAGCGGGGACACCAGGTTCTGCGGCACTTCCTGGAGTACCGCCATGCGGACCATGTAGGCGTACAGGATGCCCGTGTAGACCAGCAGCAGAGGCAGGAGCAGATAGAGGCCCAGGCGCCGCGCGCGCACGAGGGCCAACTCGCGGTCCACCTCCACCTCGGCGGCCAGCTCCGGCGCGCCACCCGCCATGGCCCACGTGCCCACCCCTATGACGACGAACGAAAAGAGGTGCAGGTAGGTGTCGACGTCGGCGGCCGACAGGTCGAACAGCGTATCCACCGCGGCGATCGCGACCGACAGGCCGATGGCCAGCAGGATCGCCATGCCGTAGACCGTCGTCACCCGGGTCAGGACGCGCAGGGAGAAGATCCAGAACCGTCCCCGCTCCTCTGACAGTGCGTTCCACGGGGTCTCGGCGACCGCTCGATCGCGCGAACGCGGCATCAGGATGGGCACGAGCGCCAGCGACGCGGCGGACGCGCCCACCAGCAGCCAGCTGCGCCACGCCTCGGCCAGCACCATCTGGAAGAAGAACGCGCCGTAGAGCGACCCCACGGCCAGCGCGAACGCCGTGATCAGCCAGCGGCGGCGCGCGGGTATGGCGTCGGCCGCGCGCAAGATGCTCGCCCCGAAAGTGGGGAACAGCGCGATCGCGACCGCGATGCCCAACCGGGTCCACGTCTCCAGGACGTCCGCGTTGTCGACCGCGATGGCCCAGGATGCCGACGCCGCGATGAGCCAGCCCATCGCGACTTCGACCGGTGCGTAGCGGAGAGCGGCGCGTGCGTCGGCCGCGTAGGCCTGTAGGCCGGCGAGAATCCTGCTCATGCCACCTCCCGAGACGAAGGGCGATCCCCACGGGACGCCCTCCGTCTGCTCACCGGCAGGAGGGCTTTAGCGCCAGGCCGCCGGCAGCCTGCGTACGACGACCTGTGCCACGTCCCACTCGTCCCGCTCGATATACGCGGCACGTCCATCGGACGCGAACGCCACCGGCACGGTCGTCCCCGCCGGTAGCGTGCCGCGGTACGTGCCGTCGGCATCGATCACGTCGATCGGCCCCGCGTCCACGCCCGCGTCGGGCGCGCGAATCACCCAGATCCTGCCACCCGGCAAGGTCTCGATATCCTGGATCGCCGGGACGGTCTCGGCGAAATTCATGTTCTCGAGCGCCCGCCTGATCATGGCGTCGCTGGCTGAGCCCCCCACCGAGGTGCTGCGATTGCCGTTGTTGGCCTCGACGCGGATCATCCCCTGCCCGCTGGACATGGCCTGTCGCCGCTGCTCGCGGGCCGCCTCGCGATCGGCCTCGGAGACGGGCCGGGCCTCGATCGGCCGAGCCAGCCGGTGGGACACCTGTCCGTCCGGGGACACCACCGTGATGGCGTACTCCACTCCGTTGGAGACGATCAAGCCACCGCCGGGCAGGACGGCCCAGTCCACGTCGGGCGCGAACACGGGCGGCGCCGAAACCATCACCGTGCGGTTGTCCGCCGATCCGCTGGTACGTACCTGCATCTGCGGCGCGTCGGCCTCGTAGACCACGCGGGCTTCGCTCCCCTCGGCGAGATCGTGATGCAGGATGGCCTGCTTTTCGGACGCCCCTCCACCCGGACCGGGGCCGCCGCCTCCGAACCTGAAGCGCGCCCCCGGCACGACGACGCCACCGCCCGAGTGGTAGTGCATTTGCCGAACGAACGGCCCCACGGCGGCGCCGAACAGCACGTTGCGTTCGAATTCGCCATCGCGAGTAAAGATGCTGAAGGCACCGCGGCCGACGTCGGCCACGACGATCTTGCCATCGGCGGTGAGGGTCAGGGCCAAGGGCTGGCCCAACTCGCCGGGACCCTGGCCCTTCTTGCCTATCTGCCGCACGAAGGACCCGTCGCGATCGAACACCTGCACGCGCCCGTTGTCGCGGTCGGCCACGTACAGGTAGCCGTCCGTGTCGAACGCGACCGCCGCGACGTTGGAGAACATCTCGTGATCGGCGCCCTCCGCGACGCCCACCGACCAGAGATCTTCGATCTGCCCGGCCAACGCCCGGTCCTCACCAGGCATGTCTACGGTCTGCTGCCCGGCAGCCGCCGCTGGCAGTAGCACGAGGGCCAGCGCCTGCGCCGACCCGGCCAACCGTTTGAGGAACGGCAGCATGTCCTCTTCCTCCCGTGATCGGGTGTGATTGCCCAGCGAACGGCGGTGGGATGCGGGAACCCAGCCGAGGGGTTGCCCGGGGCGTCCGGCCGGTGGTGTTGATCGGTCGATGATCGGGGTCGCCCACTCTGGTCTCTACTATCCCG
This window encodes:
- a CDS encoding SDR family oxidoreductase, which produces MLSNDSLQGRVILVSGGTAGLGLSMARRFLELGGGVSVCGRDEARLREALSELRETAANRVHGSVCDVRDFQAVDAWVAGAAEALGPPDGLVNNAAGNFLAATEDLSPNAFDAVVRIVLHGTFHATLATGRRMIEAGGGAIVNILTTYAHTGSAFVVPSAAGKGGVLSMTRSLAVEWATYGIRVNAIAPGPFPTEGAWSRLMPTPDLEREALARIPLGRFGEHPELAELAAFLLSNAGAYITGDCVTIDGGRTLASGGEFNSLVSRPREDLKAIFRALRPDK
- a CDS encoding DUF4153 domain-containing protein: MSRILAGLQAYAADARAALRYAPVEVAMGWLIAASASWAIAVDNADVLETWTRLGIAVAIALFPTFGASILRAADAIPARRRWLITAFALAVGSLYGAFFFQMVLAEAWRSWLLVGASAASLALVPILMPRSRDRAVAETPWNALSEERGRFWIFSLRVLTRVTTVYGMAILLAIGLSVAIAAVDTLFDLSAADVDTYLHLFSFVVIGVGTWAMAGGAPELAAEVEVDRELALVRARRLGLYLLLPLLLVYTGILYAYMVRMAVLQEVPQNLVSPLVLVAGALWLIGALVLEPFHWLEEPPLAARIVRVYPWVAIPLVALGGWALWLRVEQYAWTEFRFVRMMAIAGLGALAIVGIVRSLKHKPPLLREIPLTVSFLLLVSAVGPWGAPASALRSQRARLAELAPGIESAAADTSATTRAPSDEEESAANIVRYLRDHFGEGALEGVVSEPVLVHLERAGLLWGAGTVGVDGERFVELFVSPREPRGIPGVPGGTLYRFSAFQRGAAGRRGSRLAGDSLFAVLADMQVRLEGGSTPMRIDLEAATRAVLASAFQSEEAAPDDSGPRLGSASRAAELAADEALVPVLGAEDAVVGAAVIETMSVRVAASGEFEGALVTNVSGLLILSEDLP
- a CDS encoding 6-bladed beta-propeller: MLPFLKRLAGSAQALALVLLPAAAAGQQTVDMPGEDRALAGQIEDLWSVGVAEGADHEMFSNVAAVAFDTDGYLYVADRDNGRVQVFDRDGSFVRQIGKKGQGPGELGQPLALTLTADGKIVVADVGRGAFSIFTRDGEFERNVLFGAAVGPFVRQMHYHSGGGVVVPGARFRFGGGGPGPGGGASEKQAILHHDLAEGSEARVVYEADAPQMQVRTSGSADNRTVMVSAPPVFAPDVDWAVLPGGGLIVSNGVEYAITVVSPDGQVSHRLARPIEARPVSEADREAAREQRRQAMSSGQGMIRVEANNGNRSTSVGGSASDAMIRRALENMNFAETVPAIQDIETLPGGRIWVIRAPDAGVDAGPIDVIDADGTYRGTLPAGTTVPVAFASDGRAAYIERDEWDVAQVVVRRLPAAWR